One Streptosporangium becharense genomic window, CTCACTCACCACACAGGGTCGCTGTTGGGGGGATTTCGGCAACCGTACGGAGTGACGGACGTCACTCCTATGGGCCGGACCCCCACACCTGCCGGTCACCATGTGTGGCGGGGATACCCGGTGACCGTCGGCCAGGTTGACACTGTGCGGACCGGTGAACGGTCTTCCTCCCGGGGAGAGGGGGAGCTCCAGGAGCACGCATGACGATGCCCGAGAGCCCCGAGAGCCCCGAGAGCCCCGAGAGCATGGTGGGCCCGGCGGTGGCCGGCCTGGCGGGGACCTGGCGGGTCAGCCGCGCAGACGGTGCAGGCGCAGGGCGAGCTGGATCTCCAGGGCACGCTCGGGTGCCTGCCAGTCGTCGCCGAGGAGCCGGCCGATCCGGTCCAGGCGCTGGGTGACGGTGTTGACGTGGATGTGCAGCGCCTCGCTCGTCCGGGCCAGCGAGCCGCCCGTGCCGAAGTAGACGGTGAGCGTCCGCACAAGGGTGGTGCCCCGGCGGGCGTCGTAGTCGACCACCGGGCCGATCGCCGAGGCGACGAACGCCCCGATGTCGCGTCCCTCGCCCACCAGCAGCCCGACGAAGCCCAGCTCGGCGGCGCTCGCGCCTTCTCCGGTCCGTCCCAGGGCCACCAGCGCGTCGGCGCAGCGCTGGGCCTCCCGGTGGGCCGCACCCACCTGTGAGGAACCGCGCACGGGACCGCCACCCCCCGCGGTGGCCGGGTGGCCCAGGGAGACGCTCAGCTCGGCCGCCAGCCGCTTGGCGACCGGCCCCGGCCGGTCGCCGGGGAGCAGCAGCACCACCTCGTCGCCGCGCTGGGCGGCGAGACCGTGGTGCAGCGCGGCATGGGAGGACGCCCAGAACGCGGCGCGCTCGCGTCCGCCGCCGTGGCGGACCACGACCACTACGTGGTCGGCGTCCAGGTCCACCCCGACCCGCCGGGCCCGCTCGGCCAGGCCGTCCAGGCCGGGACGGGAGATCAGGTCGTCGAGCAGTTCGCCCCTGACCCGGCCCTCCGCCTCGGCCACCGTGCGCCGGAAGAGCAGCAGCAGCGCGGTGACCAGCGAGGCGCGCTCCAGGATGCGCTGGTCGGTGTCCGACACCTGGCCGCCGTTGCGCAGCACCAGCGTGCACAGCGGCTCGGCTCCCACGTCCACCGACGCGACCAGCAGGTTTCCCCGGCGCACCGTGCGTCCCAGGGCCCTGGACGACCGCGCGGCCTCCGCGATCATCTCCTCGTCCAGCACGCCCGCGTCACCGGCGATCGGCCGCCCGGCGTCGTCGAGGACGGCGAGCGAGCCGCCCAGCACCTCCGTCACCACCGCGGCCACGTCCTCGACCCCGCCGCCGCGCAGCACCAGCCCGGCCATCCGGTCGTGCGCGAGCGCGGCGCGCTCCACGGCCTCGCTGTGCGCGTTCACCTGCCGGTTGGCCTCGCTCAGCTCCTCCAGCGCGTTCCTGGTCTCCTGGAGCAGCCGGGCGTTGTCGATCGCGACCGCCGCGTGCGCCGCCAGCGAACCGAGCAGCACCACCTCGTCCTGGGTGAAGGGCCGCACGCTCCGGTTGGCCGCGAACAGCACCCCGATCACCCTGGCCCCCAGCTTCAGCGGCACGCCGAGGATGGCGACCAGCCCCTCCTCCAGCACGGCGTCGTCGATGTCGCTCTTGTGACGGAAGCGCTCGTCGGCGAAGTAGTCGGCGGTCGCGTACGGGGTGGCGGTCTGCGCCACCAGCCCGCCGAGACCGGAGCCCATGCCCAGCCGCAGCGCGCGGAACTTGGCCGACACCGAGCCGTCGGTCACCCGCATCCAGGTGTCACCGCGCTCGGGATCGTGCAGGGTCATGTAGGCCGCGTCGGTGCCGAGCAACTGCCTGGCCCGGTGCACGATGGCCTCCAGGACGGCGTCCAGGTCGCGCAGCCCGGCCAGGTCGCGCGCCGTGTCGAACAGCGCCGACAGCTCCGCCTCACGCCTGGCCCTGCGCCGCAGCAGTGCCCGCACCTTCAGCGCGGCGAGTTTGGCCTCCTCCAGTTCCGCCAGGGTCGCCGGGTCGGCCCCGGCGGTCCGTGCAGCCAGCACGGGCCCCTCGAACTCCACCGCCGACGCCTCTCTGGCCAGCAGTTCGAGGAAGACCTGTGCGCCGCTCATGGCGTCCATTCTGCTCAGCTCCGCTCAGCGGGCCGTCCAGCCGCCGTCCACGGGCAGCGAGGCGCCGGTGATGAAGGAGCCGTGCGGCCCGCACAGGTAGGCGACCAACTCGGCGACCTCCTCCGGTTCGATCAACCGTTTGATCGCGGCGGGGGCCAGCATGACCTGCTCGACCACCTCGTCCCGGCCGATGCCGTGCGTCTCGGCCTGCGCGTCGATCTGCTTCTCCACCAGGGGCGTGCGGACGTAGGCGGGGCAGACGCAGTTGGAGGTCACCCCATGCGCCGCGCCTTCCAGGGCGACGACCTTCGACAGCCCTTCGAGGGCGTGCTTGGCCGTCACGTACGCCGACTTGTACGGCGAGGCGCGGAGCCCGTGGATGGAGGAGATGTTGACGACCCGCCCCCAACCGCGCTCGTACATGCCGGGCAGCGCCGCCCGGATCAGCAGGAACGGGGCCTCCACCATGACTTTGAGGATCTTCGAGAACACTTCGGGCGGGAACTCCTCGACCGGGGCGACGTGCTGGAACCCGGCGTTGTTCACCACGATGTCGATCCCGGACGGGATGTCCCGGACGAAGCCGGGTGCGGACAGGTCCGCGACGAGGGGCGTGCCCGAGACCTCGGCCGCCACCTTCGCCGCGGACTCCCCGTCGACGTCGACCACCACCACATGCGCTCCGGCGGCGGCCAGCCGGAGCGCGCAGGCGCGTCCGATCCCGCTGCCCGCCCCGGTCACCACGGCCCGCCGGCCCGCCAGATCAATCATGCCGCCGAATCTAGGCAATGGCTCCGGCACCGGCACATGTCGCCCGGCCACATACTCCCGGCACTTCCTGTGTGCGCGGTGCCGCGCGCGACACCGCGCACACCGGCGTGCGCGGCGAGACCGCATGCCGGCGTGCGGTGGCGCCGCGGCGCGCTCAGACGGTGACCGGGTAGGCCAGCTCCAGCTCGTCGCCCGGCACGCCGCGGATGCCCCAGTTGACCTTGGGAGACTCCAGGATCACCACCTCCAGGTCGTCGACCGACAGGCCCAGGTCCTTCTCCGCGCGGGCGAACAGAGCGCGGATCAGCTCCCGCTTGGCCTCGTCCGACCGGCCGGTGAAACCGAGGATCTCCACGATGACGTACCGCTCACCGCGCTGTGAGCAGATCATGTCCTCCGGGTCCAGCAGCAGGAACCGGTGGAACCGCTTGTCCTGGGGGAGCCGCCATACGTCGACCAGGCAGCCGTGGACGGTGTCGGAGAGCTCCTGCCGCCGGTCCGACCAGACGTCGCGGCGGCCGTAGAACTTGATCTGAGGCATGCCGCAGAGTCTTCCAGGTCTCCTTCCGGTGCCCTCCGGCGGCCCTTGCGGAGGGCACCGGAAGGGCCGCCGGGCGGACAGGCGCGGGCGGACGGGCTACGCCGGCGGCCGGGTCATCGACAGCACGTCGAGCAGCGCGTCGAGACGCTCCTCGGTGAGCGTGCCGTTGGCGACGTGGCCGCGTTCGATCACGACCTCCCTGATCGTCTTGCGCTCCGCCAGGGCCTGCTTGGCGATCCTGGCCGCCTCCTCGTACCCGACGTATCTGTTGAGCGGCGTCACGATCGACGGCGACGATTCGGCGTACTCGCGCAGACGGCCGGTGTTGGCGGTGACGCCGTGCACGCAGCGGTCGGCCAGCAGCCGGGAGGCGTTGGCGAGCAGCCGCACGGACTCCAGGATGTTGCGCGCGATGACCGGAAGCATGACGTTCAGCTCGAAGCTGCCGGAGGCGCCGGCGAAGGCGATCGCCGCGTCGTTCCCGATGACCTGGGCGGCCACCATGGTCACCGCCTCCGGGACGACGGGGTTGACCTTGCCCGGCATGATCGACGAGCCGGGCTGCAGGTCGGGCAGGTTGATCTCGCCCAGCCCTGCGCGCGGGCCCGACCCCATCCAGCGCAGGTCGTTGGCGATCTTGTTGAGTGAGACCGCGATCGTGCGGAGCTGGCCGGACAGCTCCACGACCGCGTCCCGGGCGCCCTGCGCCTCGAAGTGGTCGGGGGCCTCCGAGAACGGCAGCCCGGTGGCCTCGCGCAGCTTCTCGATGACCTTGGGGGCGAAACCCGGCGGGGTGTTGACGCCGGTGCCGACCGCGGTGCCGCCCAGCGGCAGCTGCGCCAGGTGGGGGAGCGCGGAGCGCACCCGGGCGATGGCGTTGTCGACCTGCGTGGCGTACCCGCCGAACTCCTGGCCCAGCGTGACCGGGGTGGCGTCCATCAGGTGCGTACGGCCCGCCTTGACCACCTCCTCGAACTCCGCGGACTTGGCCCGCAGCGCGGTGGCCAGGTGCCGCAGGGAGGGGATCAGGTGGTAGGTCACCTCGGTCATGGCCGCCACGTGGATGGAGGTGGGGAAGACGTCGTTGGACGACTGTGAGGCGTTGACGTGGTCGTTGGGGTGGACGGGGCGTCCCAGCCGCTCCTCGGCCAGCGTGGCGATCACCTCGTTGGCGTTCATGTTGGACGAGGTGCCGGAGCCGGTCTGGAAGACGTCGACGGGGAACTCCGCGTCCCACTCGTTCTCCGCGACGTCGGTCGCGGCCTCGGCGATCGCCTGCGCCAGCTCCTTGTCGAGCACCCCCAGCTCGGCGTTGACCTCGGCGGCGAGCGCCTTGATCAGGCCGATCGCGGCGATGTGCGCGCTCTCCAGGCCGCGTCCGGACACCGGGAAGTTCTCCACCGCCCGCTGGGTCTGCGCCCGCCACTTCGCGTCCGCCGGAACCCGTACCTCGCCCATCGAGTCATGCTCGATCCGATACTCGCTCATGGTTCCAGTCTGCGTCCTGCGGGGCGGAACGGGCCGGAGGCACTTCCGCCCCGGCCGTGGCCGCCCGGCCCCGTGGCCGTCCGGGCGGTCACGGCCGCGGTCCGGTCGCGTCAGGCGAAGACCGCCACCGCCAGAATGATGATCACCACGAGGGCGACGGCGGCGATGCCCATGAGGACCAGGATGCCGATCCTGCTCTTGGAGGAGGACTTCTGCCCGGGAGCCGCCTGGGCCGCCGAACCGCCCTGGCCCGCGATGGCGAACAGGTCGGTGCCCAGGCCCGGGGGCCGGCCGAAGCTCCCGTCGCCGTACTCCGGGCCCGGCTGCCGCCAGGGTTCCGGCGACCCCGGACCGCCGGGACCGCCCGCCGGGCCGAGGCCGGTCGCCGCGAAGGCGCCCGCGGGGGAGGCCCCGTACGGACCGGCGGAGGTGTCCGGGCCCGCCTGGTCACCGCCTCCGGCGGCCGGCGCGCCGAATCCGTGCGGCGCCGCGCCGAATCCGTGCGGCGGCGTGTCCGACGGGCTGGGGCGACCGTCCGCCGGGAAACCGGGGGACGGCGCGGCCGACGACTCGCCCGCCGGGGTGTCCGTCCAGGGGGTGCCGGGTGAATCCGGCCGTCGCGCGACCGGGGTGCCGAGGCCGGGCGGGCCCTGCCGTCTCACGACCGGCGAGCCGGGCTCCGCGGCGGCCGGGGCCTCGGCCTCCGCGGCGGGAGGGGCGTCCGGCGCGGCGGAGACCTCCGGGGAGGAACCGGCGGTGGATGCGGGCCCGGCGGGGATGCGCAGGCCGCCCTTCGGGCGGATGACGACCACGGTGCGGTTGGCGTCGAACTCCTCGTCGTCGCCCGCGCCGTCCTCCGCCGGGTCGGTCTTCACGGCGACCGGATTCGTGGTCAGCGGGTCCGCCGACCGCACCGGTGCCGCCGGGGCGGTGGCGGCGGGCGACGCGGCCTCGGCGGGCGGGTCGGACGCGGGCGGAGGCTCGGCCGGCAACGAGTCGGCCAGGTGCGAGGGGGTCTCGGCGACGGCGCGGAGCATCACGTTCGCCTGGGCGGCGGTCAGCCGCTGCCGGTAGTCCTTCTCCAGGAGTTGTTCGAGCACCGGGCGGAGCGGCCCGGCCTGGGTCGGCGGGTCGACCTGCTCGCTCATCAGGGCGGCCAGCGTCGCCGCCACCGACGCCCGTTCGTAGGCGGGGCGGCCCTCCACCGCGAAGTACAACGTCGCGCCGAGCGACCAGAGGTCGGACTCGGGCCCGTAGTGCTCGCCCCGCGCCCGCTCGGGCGCGGTGTAACCGGGGGAGCCGATCACCATGCCGGTCTTGGTGAGGCTCGTGTCGCCCTCGGCCTTGGCGATGCCGAAGTCGGTGAGGACCACCCGGCCGCTCTCGGTGATCAGCACGTTGCCGGGTTTGACGTCGCGGTGGAGCACCCCCTGGGCGTGGGCCGCGCGGAGCGCCCCCAGCAGGTCGACCCCGATCTCGGCGACCAGGCGGGGCGGGAGCGGCCCCTCCTCCTCGATCACCTGCTCCAGGGATCGGGCCTGTACGAGCTCCATGATGATCCACGGGCTGTCGTCCTCGACGATCGCGTCGTGGACGGTGGCGACCGACGGGTGGCTGATACGGGCGGCCGTACGACCCTCACGGATCATGCGCTCCCGAAGTTCGGCGCGTTGGCTCTCGGTGAGCCCGGGCTCCTGGCGGATCTCTTTGATCGCGACCTCACGGCCGAGGGAACGATCATGGGCACGCCAGACCGTGCCCATCGTGCCCCGGCCGAGAGGCGCGATCAGCTCGTAACGGTCCGCGAGCACGCGCATCTGCTGTTCCGGCATGAGAAGAAGATAGCCATTCCACCTTGTGAAGCGCTTTACCCGCGCTTGCGAAGCTCCCTCGGCCACAGGCGGCGGGGAAGCAGCATCCTGATGAAGGGTGCCATAAAACGGACAAATGGGCGATAGGGCGGTGGAACACGTGTCGGTTTCCGGTGCACGCCCTCCCCCGGACGTCGCTGCGTCCGGGGTTCGGGCGTGGTCACCGGTGCCTGGGCGTGGCCCTGACCCTGGGGGTGGGGGTGGGGGTGGACATGGGCGTGGGAGTGCGTCTGGGCGTGTGCCTGGGTCGGTCGCGGCGGGGGAGTGGGCGTACTGGGAGCCGAGGGACGCGGCGCCGTTCCCGGTGACGGGACGGAGCCGATCCGGTGCACTCCGCGGTGCTGCGGGCGGCGGCCGAAGGAGGGCACGGTGATGTTCCCGGTGTTCCGGGAGCCCCTGCCGGTCCTGCCCTCGGGTCTGCGCGGCTGATCGACGCCGGACCTGCCCGAAGGGCTCTCGTCCTGCGACCTGTTCTGCCAGCCGCCGTCCTGGGAACCGTTCTGCCGGCCGCTGCCCTGGGACGTGTTCTGCCAGGTTCCGTCCTGTGACCGCGGCTGTCGGCCGCTGCCCTGGGATTGGTTCTGCCAGTCGCCGCTCTGGGACGTGTTCTGCCAACCCCCGTCCTGCGACCTGTTCTGCCAGCCGCCGTCCTGCGACTCGTTCTGCCAGCCGCTGCCCTGGGAGGTGGCCTGCCAGCCGCCGTCCTGGGACCTGTTCTGCCAGGCTCCCGCCGAGGGGTCCTGGGCTCGACGGGGGGAGGTCGTGTCGAAGGAGCCCTGAGAGCCGTGCTGCCAGGCCCCGGCCGGGCCATCCTGGAACCTGTTCTGCCGGCCGCCGCTCTGGGACGTGTGCTGCCAGGTTTCGTCCTGTGAGGTGTTCTGCCGGCCGCTGCCCTGTGAGGTGTTCTGCCGGCCCTCGTCCTGGGACCTGTTCTGCCGGCCGCCGGCCTGGGGTCGCTGCCGCCGGCCTCCCTCCTGTGAGCTGTTCTGCCGGGGCTCGACGGACGTCCCCTGGGGCCGGTGTTCCGGGTTCTCGTGCGACCGGCTGCCGGCGGGGCGGGACGAGCCCGCGCCGGACCCACCGGAGGGCACGCCGGAGCCGGACCGGGGCCCGCGCGACGACTCGGGCACCGGCCCGCTTCCACCGTCACGCGACCGGTCGGTATCGAGCCCGCTCCGGGGGACGCCGGACACACCCTGGGCACGGCGCAGCAGGTTCCTGCCGAATCCGCCCTCACCCTTGCGTGGCCGTCCGGGGCCGGAGTCGTCCCGGGACCTGCCGGGCCCGTCCTGGGGCTCGCCGGGGCGTGCCTGCCCTCCGCCGTCCCTGGGGCGGGTCTCCGGCGCGGCGAGCATGTCGTCGACCGTGCCGCCCGCCGCCACCCGGGCGAGCATCAGCGCGGCCCGAGGCGTGTCCAGCCGCTTGGCCGGGTCGATCGTGAGCAGCCCGCGGAGCACCGGGGTCAGCGGTCCGGCACGTTCCATCAGGATCGGCTCGCCGCTGGCCAGCGCGGCCAGCGCGGCGGCGGCCGTACGACGTCCGTGCAGGCCGCGGCCCTCGACGGCGGTGTAGAGGGTCGCACCGAGTGACCACAGGTCGGCGGACGGGTTGGCCTTGGCAC contains:
- a CDS encoding helix-turn-helix domain-containing protein, giving the protein MSGAQVFLELLAREASAVEFEGPVLAARTAGADPATLAELEEAKLAALKVRALLRRRARREAELSALFDTARDLAGLRDLDAVLEAIVHRARQLLGTDAAYMTLHDPERGDTWMRVTDGSVSAKFRALRLGMGSGLGGLVAQTATPYATADYFADERFRHKSDIDDAVLEEGLVAILGVPLKLGARVIGVLFAANRSVRPFTQDEVVLLGSLAAHAAVAIDNARLLQETRNALEELSEANRQVNAHSEAVERAALAHDRMAGLVLRGGGVEDVAAVVTEVLGGSLAVLDDAGRPIAGDAGVLDEEMIAEAARSSRALGRTVRRGNLLVASVDVGAEPLCTLVLRNGGQVSDTDQRILERASLVTALLLLFRRTVAEAEGRVRGELLDDLISRPGLDGLAERARRVGVDLDADHVVVVVRHGGGRERAAFWASSHAALHHGLAAQRGDEVVLLLPGDRPGPVAKRLAAELSVSLGHPATAGGGGPVRGSSQVGAAHREAQRCADALVALGRTGEGASAAELGFVGLLVGEGRDIGAFVASAIGPVVDYDARRGTTLVRTLTVYFGTGGSLARTSEALHIHVNTVTQRLDRIGRLLGDDWQAPERALEIQLALRLHRLRG
- a CDS encoding 3-hydroxybutyrate dehydrogenase; protein product: MIDLAGRRAVVTGAGSGIGRACALRLAAAGAHVVVVDVDGESAAKVAAEVSGTPLVADLSAPGFVRDIPSGIDIVVNNAGFQHVAPVEEFPPEVFSKILKVMVEAPFLLIRAALPGMYERGWGRVVNISSIHGLRASPYKSAYVTAKHALEGLSKVVALEGAAHGVTSNCVCPAYVRTPLVEKQIDAQAETHGIGRDEVVEQVMLAPAAIKRLIEPEEVAELVAYLCGPHGSFITGASLPVDGGWTAR
- a CDS encoding tautomerase family protein → MPQIKFYGRRDVWSDRRQELSDTVHGCLVDVWRLPQDKRFHRFLLLDPEDMICSQRGERYVIVEILGFTGRSDEAKRELIRALFARAEKDLGLSVDDLEVVILESPKVNWGIRGVPGDELELAYPVTV
- a CDS encoding class II fumarate hydratase yields the protein MSEYRIEHDSMGEVRVPADAKWRAQTQRAVENFPVSGRGLESAHIAAIGLIKALAAEVNAELGVLDKELAQAIAEAATDVAENEWDAEFPVDVFQTGSGTSSNMNANEVIATLAEERLGRPVHPNDHVNASQSSNDVFPTSIHVAAMTEVTYHLIPSLRHLATALRAKSAEFEEVVKAGRTHLMDATPVTLGQEFGGYATQVDNAIARVRSALPHLAQLPLGGTAVGTGVNTPPGFAPKVIEKLREATGLPFSEAPDHFEAQGARDAVVELSGQLRTIAVSLNKIANDLRWMGSGPRAGLGEINLPDLQPGSSIMPGKVNPVVPEAVTMVAAQVIGNDAAIAFAGASGSFELNVMLPVIARNILESVRLLANASRLLADRCVHGVTANTGRLREYAESSPSIVTPLNRYVGYEEAARIAKQALAERKTIREVVIERGHVANGTLTEERLDALLDVLSMTRPPA
- a CDS encoding serine/threonine-protein kinase — protein: MPEQQMRVLADRYELIAPLGRGTMGTVWRAHDRSLGREVAIKEIRQEPGLTESQRAELRERMIREGRTAARISHPSVATVHDAIVEDDSPWIIMELVQARSLEQVIEEEGPLPPRLVAEIGVDLLGALRAAHAQGVLHRDVKPGNVLITESGRVVLTDFGIAKAEGDTSLTKTGMVIGSPGYTAPERARGEHYGPESDLWSLGATLYFAVEGRPAYERASVAATLAALMSEQVDPPTQAGPLRPVLEQLLEKDYRQRLTAAQANVMLRAVAETPSHLADSLPAEPPPASDPPAEAASPAATAPAAPVRSADPLTTNPVAVKTDPAEDGAGDDEEFDANRTVVVIRPKGGLRIPAGPASTAGSSPEVSAAPDAPPAAEAEAPAAAEPGSPVVRRQGPPGLGTPVARRPDSPGTPWTDTPAGESSAAPSPGFPADGRPSPSDTPPHGFGAAPHGFGAPAAGGGDQAGPDTSAGPYGASPAGAFAATGLGPAGGPGGPGSPEPWRQPGPEYGDGSFGRPPGLGTDLFAIAGQGGSAAQAAPGQKSSSKSRIGILVLMGIAAVALVVIIILAVAVFA
- a CDS encoding serine/threonine protein kinase, which codes for MRAPPGYLLAARYRLAEQVGRGGMGTVWRAHDELLDREVAVKEVRLPLVLDEDLRAELCARTEREGRATAMVAHPSVITVFDVVTEDERPWIVMELLRARSVEQLLRDRGPLPPREVAEIGRQVLDALRAVHAKGILHRDVKPSNVLVTDDRVVLTDFGLAALEGDVSITQAGIVLGSAGYIAPERVMGAKANPSADLWSLGATLYTAVEGRGLHGRRTAAAALAALASGEPILMERAGPLTPVLRGLLTIDPAKRLDTPRAALMLARVAAGGTVDDMLAAPETRPRDGGGQARPGEPQDGPGRSRDDSGPGRPRKGEGGFGRNLLRRAQGVSGVPRSGLDTDRSRDGGSGPVPESSRGPRSGSGVPSGGSGAGSSRPAGSRSHENPEHRPQGTSVEPRQNSSQEGGRRQRPQAGGRQNRSQDEGRQNTSQGSGRQNTSQDETWQHTSQSGGRQNRFQDGPAGAWQHGSQGSFDTTSPRRAQDPSAGAWQNRSQDGGWQATSQGSGWQNESQDGGWQNRSQDGGWQNTSQSGDWQNQSQGSGRQPRSQDGTWQNTSQGSGRQNGSQDGGWQNRSQDESPSGRSGVDQPRRPEGRTGRGSRNTGNITVPSFGRRPQHRGVHRIGSVPSPGTAPRPSAPSTPTPPPRPTQAHAQTHSHAHVHPHPHPQGQGHAQAPVTTPEPRTQRRPGEGVHRKPTRVPPPYRPFVRFMAPFIRMLLPRRLWPRELRKRG